In Pseudomonas sp. LRP2-20, the genomic window AATCCGCCTTGACGTTGGCCAGGGTGGCCGCCAGGTCGCCACCATTGGCTGCGGCCGGGTCGAAATAGTCCAGGGCCTTGGTCATCAGCAGGTAGGTATTGGCGTCGAAGCGGCCGGAAAACTCCTCGCCCTGGTAGCGCAGGTAGCTCTCGACCTGGAATTCGACGCTGTGGAAGTCGTAGTTGAGCTTGTCGCTTTTCAGCTCGCGGCCGAATTTTTCACCCATCGAGTCGTCGGACAGGTAAGTGATGTGGCCGACCATACGCGCCAGCATCAGGCCGCGCTTGGGAATCACGCCTTGGTCCTGGAACGAGCCACCGTGGAATTCGGGGTCGGTGAGGATGGCCTGGCGTGCCACTTCGTTGAAGGCGATGTTCTGTGCCGACAGCTTGGGCGCCGAAGCGATGTCCACGCAGTGACGCACGCGATCGGGGTAAGTAATGGTCCATTGCAGGGCTTGCATGCCCCCCAGGCTGCCACCGACGATGGCCGCCCACTGCGCAATGCCCAGGCGGTCGGCCAGGCGTGCCTGGCTGTGCACCCAGTCTTCCACGGTCAGTACCGGGAACTCGGCACCATAAGGCTTGCCGGTGGACGGGTTGATGCTGCTTGGGCCGGTGCTGCCATTGCAGCCGCCGAGGTTGTTCAGGCTGACCACGAAGAAGCGGTTGGTATCGATCGGCTTGCCGGGGCCGATGCAGCTGTCCCACCAGCCCGGCTTGCGGTCGGTGGTGGCATGGTAGCCAGCAGCATGGTGATGGCCGGACAGGGCATGGCAGATCAGCACGGCATTGCTCGCGCTGGCATTCAGGGTGCCATAGGTCTCAAAGACCAGCTCGTAGCTGTTCAGCGAACGGCCACAGGCCAGGGCCAGCGGTTCATCGAACCTGGCAATTTGCGGTGTAACCAGACCGACGGAATCTTCGGGAAGGACAGTGGACATCGACCCTGCTCACGCTTGACGGAGGCGTAAGTCTAAAGAGCACTACCCCCAGCGGCAAGCAAAGGCTTGCCGCTGGGGGCAACCTGCAGGGTTGGCGGCTCAGATCATCCGCCACAGTTCCTGTGGCATGCCCGCGTAGGCCGCCAGCGGTGGCATGACGAACGACTGGATCACCTGAATCGCCAGGAAGGCGAAAATCGGCGAGATGTCCATGCCGCCCAGGTTCGGCACGATGCGGCGGAACGGTGCCAGCACCGGTTCGCTGATCTGCCAGGCCAGCTCGGCAGCCGGGTTGTGGCTGTTTGGTGCGACCCAGGAAACGATCACCATGACGATCATCGCCACCCAGAAGATTTTCAGGAACAGCGAGGTGATGCCGATGATCGCCCACATCAGCAGGTGCAGGATGTCGCCGAAGGTGCCGTAGGTGATCATCAGCACGAAGCCCATCAGCAGCGCCTGGATGACGATCGCCAGCAGCAGCGACGAAGTGTCCAGGCCACCGATGCTGGGGATTACCCGGCGGATCGGCTTGAGCAGCGGCTGGGTCGCGCGCACGGCGAACTGGCTCAGCGGGTTGTAGAAGTTGGCCTTGACCAGCTGCAGCACGAAGCGCAGCAGGACGATCACCAGATACAGGCTGACCAGGGTTTGCACCACGAAGATCGCGGCGCCGGACAGTGCATTCATCAACAGCTCCTTATTTGCCCAGTTGTTCGGCCAGCTCGGCGGAACGCTTCGACGCCGCTTCCAGCGCCTGCTCGACGATGGCTTCGAAGCCGTTGCCCTGGAACGACTTGATTGCCGCTTCGGTGGTGCCGGCTGGCGAGGTGACGCGGCGGCGCAGTTCTGCGGCATCGACATCGCTGGCCACGGCCATGTGCGCGGCGCCCAGAGCGGTTTGCAGAGTCAGTTGCGAGGCGGTTTCGCGTGGCAGGCCAAGCTTGACGCCAGCAGCGGTCATCGCTTCGATCAGCAGGAAGAAGTAGGCAGGGCCACTGCCGGAAACCGCGGTGACGGCGTCCAGTTGCTGCTCCTGTTCCAGCCACAGGGCGGTGCCGACGGCCGACAGCAGTTGTTCGGCCTGCTGGCGTTGCTCGGCGGACACTTCAGCGGTCGCGTACAGGCCGCTGACACCCTGGCGCAGCAGCGCTGGCGTGTTGGGCATGCAGCGCACTACCGGGCGGGCACCGAGCCAGGCCTGCAGGCTCGCGCAGGTAATGCCGGCGGCGATCGAAACGATCAGCTGGCCGGCTTCCAGGTTCGGCTTCAGCGCCTCGCACACGGCCTTCATGACCTGCGGTTTCACTGCCAGCACGACCACGTCGGCACCTGCAATGGCCTGGGCGTTGTCTTCGAACGCCTCGATGCCGTGCTCGGCCTGAACGCGGGTGCGGGTCTCGGCGCCGGGGTCGCTGGCACGGATCTGCGCCGCGTCCAGGCCTTGGGCACGCAGGCCGCCGATCAGGCTGGCGGCCATGTTGCCGGCGCCGATAAAGGCAATACGTGTCTTGCTCATGTCAGGTCCTTGAGGGAAAGAGTGAGTAAAGCATGGAATCAGGTGGGCCCGTAATTGCGCGCGCCGAACAGGGCGGTACCGATACGTACCCAGGTCGCTCCCTGGGCGATGGCGGCCTCCAGGTCGTGGCTCATGCCCATGGACAGGGTGTCCAGGCCGAGCTGCAGGCTCTCCTGAAGCTGGCGCAGGCTGGCGAAGGCGGCCTCTTGAGTGGCGCGGTCATCGGTCGGCTCGGGGATCGCCATCAGCCCGCGCAGGCGCAGGTTGGGCAGTGCTGCCACGGCCTTGGCCAGCGCTGGCAGGTCGGCCGGGGCGCAACCGGACTTGCTGTCTTCGCCGCTGACGTTCACCTGCAGGCAGATGTTCAGCGGCGGCAGGCCCGCAGGGCGCTGTTCGGACAGACGTTGGGCGATCTTCAGGCGGTCCACGGAGTGTACCCAGTCGAAATGTTCGGCAATGGCTTTGGTCTTGTTCGACTGAATGGGGCCGATGAAGTGCCAGATCAAGGGCAGGTCGCGCAGTTCTTCTTGCTTGGCCAAGGCTTCCTGCAGGTAGTTTTCCCCGACATCACACACGCCGGCGGCGTGGATTTCGCGAATGGCGGCGGCCGGTTTGGTCTTGCTCACCGCCAGCAGCTGGACACTGGCCGGGTCGCGCCCGGCAGCCTGGGCAGCGTTGTGGATACGGGCGGCGAGGGCGGAAAGGTTGTCTGCTATGGTGGACATGGATCAATGCCGTCGGCTCTGGAGATCTTCGGCATTCTACCTGCTTGATGGCTATTGGGGAGTCTCATGGACGTGACCGACCTGTTGGCCCGGGCCGTGGATGCAGGGGCAAGCGACCTGCATCTGGCCGTGGGCGAAATACCCATGCTGCGTGTGGATGGCGAACTGCGGCGCATGCAACTGCCGGGCGTGACGGCAGCCGCCTTGCGCGATGCACTGACGCCGTTGCTCGACGAGGGCCAGTGCCGGCAATGGCTGCAGGGCGATGAGCTGGACCTGGCAGTTGAATGGGTATCGCTGGGGCGTTTTCGTCTCAATCTATTTCGGCAGTTGAACGGCCTGGCGGCCACGTTCCGTCTGATTGCGAAACGCATTGCCAGTGTCGATGAACTCGATCTTGAAGAAGTGTATCAATCCGTTGCGCGGCACTCGGATGGCCTGGTGCTGGTGGGTGGCCCGACCGGCAGCGGCAAGTCGAGTACCCTGGCGGCACTGATCGACCGGCTCAATCGTGAGCGGGCGCTGCATATCATTACCCTCGAAGACCCTGTTGAAGTTATCCACAGCAGCCACAGCAGCCTGGTCAACCAGCGTGAGATTGGCCGGCATTGTCGCGACATTGCCCAAGGGCTGCGCAGCGCCCTGCGCCAGGACCCGGATGTGATCATGATTGGCGAACTGCGCGACCTGGAAAGCATCCGCCTGGCGTTGCGCGCAGCCGAAACCGGGCATCTGGTGCTGGCCACGGTGCATACGCGGTCGGCGGCCGCCAGCATTGATCGGCTGGTCGAGGTGTTTGCGGCGGAGGAAAAGCCGCTGGTGCGGGCGATGCTGGCGGAGTCGCTGAGGTTGGTGGTGGCACAGGTGCTGGTCAAACGCCTGGGCGGCGGCCGGGTGGCGGCGCGCGAGGTGCTGGTGGCGACGCCTGCGGTGCGCAACCTGGTGCGCGAGGGGCGGATGGCGCAGTTGTGTTCGGTGATGCAGGCGGGAGCGGCGGACGGGATGCGGACGATGGAAGGGGCGATACGAAGGCTGAGGGAGAAAGGCTTGATCAGTACTATGTAGTGCCTGATCGGGCCTCTTCGCGGGCAAGCCCGCTCCCACAAAATGGCACAAGCCTCGAGGGCGGTGCGGTAACTGTGGGAGCGGGCTTGCCCGCGAAGAACCCTATGCCGATCTAGCGCTTGGCCAGGCTCAGCTGTTGCTGCTCTTTCGGCAGCACTCGCTTGGCAACCACATAGTGCTGCTGCCAGTACGGCTTGCTCAGGCTGTCGATGCTTACCCGCTTGCCGGTACGTGGCGCATGGATGAAGCGGTCGTTACCCAGGTAGATGGCAACGTGGTTGACCCGACGGCTCTTGATGTTGAAGAAGATCAGGTCGCCTGGCTTGAGGTCGCTCTTGGCCACCTTCACGCCGTGGCCCTGGGCCATGGCGTTGGAGGTACGCGGCAGGTCGACGTCTGCCACGTCGTTGAAGGCGTACTTGACCAGCCCACTGCAGTCGAACCCTTTTTTCGGGTTGCTGCCGCCCCAAACATAAGGGGTACCGAGCACGTTGACCGCGCGGCTGAGCACATCGCTGCTCTGCTTCGGCGACATCGCCGCAACGGCAGGCAGGTTGTGGCCCTTGCTCGAATAGCTCGAGCGTGCGTGCAGCGTGGTCTGCTTGACGGGCGCGTGTTTCACCGAGGCATTGCTGGTATAGCCGGTGAAACCATTGGGAAGACGTTGCTCACGATTGGTGGCGTGGGCGGCCAGGGGCAATAATAGGCAGAGGGTCAGCCATGTCTTGAATAAAGGCGGCATAGATGAAGCTCTTATGAATGTTTATGTGTTTGGCGCGCAACTTTATAACAGCTTTTTGCTCCGTTTCAGGGCCGTTGGTCGATTGTCATGGTGCCGTACGTCGGCCTGCGGCGGAAAAGTCACATTTTTATTTAGAAAATTTTCGGATAACCCAAGAGGGCTATGAATGAACAGTTATCAACAGGGGGCGCCGTATCACGACACCCACAGCAAGGTCATCGGCTACCTGCTGTGGATCTTCGGCTTCACCGGCTCGCATCGGTTCTACTACGGCAAGCCGATCACCGGCACGATCTGGTTCTTCACCTTGGGCCTGCTCGGCATTGGCTGGCTGATCGACCTGTTCCTGATCCCGTCGATGGACCGCGAGGCGGACATGCGCTTCCAGTCCGGCCGTATCGACTACAACATTGCCTGGATCCTGCTGACCTTCCTGGGCATTTTTGGTGTGCACCGCCTGTACCAGGGCAAGTGGATCTCGGCGATCATCTACTTCTTCACCGGCGGCTTGTTCCTGGTGGGTGTGCTGTATGACTTCTGGACCTTGAACAGCCAGGTTTCCGAAGCCAACAGCCGCAGCCGATAGGGCGACAGGCGCCCACAAAAAAAGGCCTTGTCGCGCTGTGCGGCAAGGCCTTTCTCGTTACTGGCGGGTCTGTCGCTGCTGCAGCAGCAGGTTGCTGAACCCGGCCCCCGCCAGCTGCTTCTGCGCCACGGTCAGCTGCTCGCGGTTGCTGAACGGGCCGACCAGTACGCGGTACCAGGTCTCTTCCTTGACGGTGCCCGACTCGACCTTGACCACCTGGCCGAGCAGGATGATCTGCGCGCGGACCTTGTCGGCATCAGCCTGCTTGCGGAACGAACCGGCCTGCAGGAAGTACTGCGTGGTCGCCGCCGGCTTGATCACCGGTGGCGCTGGTGGCGGTGTCTGCCCCAGCAGCGCGGCCTGGGCGCGCGCGGTATCGATCTTCGCGGCTTCTGCCGGGGTGACCGGGGTCACTGGCTGTGCGGGTACTGGCGGCGTCTTCTCCGGCACGGCCTCAGGCGGCACGATCACCTCGGACTCTGGCAGCAGCGTGTAGAAGTCGTACTTCGGCTTCACCGGCGGCTGTGGCGTTGCCGGTGTGGCCGACTTGCTGGCCTCGGCCACTTTCTCCGGCTTCTGCTGTTCGGGCTTGGTGCGCTTGATGTCACCGCCACCGGGTTCGAGCTTCATCAGGAAGACGATGAATGCACCGACCGTCAGGCCGACCGCCAGCCATACCCAGCCTGGGATCGGCTGCTTGGCTGGGGCCGTCTGACGGCTGGCGCCGCGTTTGGGGGCTGGTTTTTTCTTGGCAGCCAACTTACATGCGCTCCAGGGTTTCCAGGCCGAGCAGCTCCAGACCTTGCTTGAGGGTGCGGCCGGTCAGGGCAGCCAGGCGCAGGCGGCTCTGCTGCTGTTCCGGGGTTTCGGCTGCGAGGATCGGGCAGTTCTCGTAGAAGCTCGAGAACAGGCCAGCAAGGTCGTACAGGTAGCTGCACAGCACGTGCGGTGTGCCTTTGTCGGCGACGCTGTTGAGGATCTCGCCAAATTGGGCCAGGCGCGCGGCCAGGTCCTGCTCGTGAGCGGCTTGCAGCACGATGTTGCCTTCGACTTCGTCGAAGCCCTTGCCCAGCTTGCGGAACACGCCAGCCACGCGGGTATAGGCATACAGCAGGTAAGGCGCAGTGTTGCCTTCGAAGTTGAGCATCAGTTCGAAGTTGAAGCTGTAGTCGCTGGTGCGGTGTTTGGACAGGTCGGCATATTTCACTGCGCCGATACCCACCACTTCACCGATGTGGCGCAGTTCGTCTTCGGCCAGGCTCGGGTTCTTTTCCTTGACCAGCGCGTAGGCGCGTT contains:
- a CDS encoding homoserine O-acetyltransferase, producing MSTVLPEDSVGLVTPQIARFDEPLALACGRSLNSYELVFETYGTLNASASNAVLICHALSGHHHAAGYHATTDRKPGWWDSCIGPGKPIDTNRFFVVSLNNLGGCNGSTGPSSINPSTGKPYGAEFPVLTVEDWVHSQARLADRLGIAQWAAIVGGSLGGMQALQWTITYPDRVRHCVDIASAPKLSAQNIAFNEVARQAILTDPEFHGGSFQDQGVIPKRGLMLARMVGHITYLSDDSMGEKFGRELKSDKLNYDFHSVEFQVESYLRYQGEEFSGRFDANTYLLMTKALDYFDPAAANGGDLAATLANVKADYCIMSFTTDWRFSPARSREIVDALMAARKNVCYLEIDSPYGHDAFLIPTPRYMQGFANYMNRIAI
- a CDS encoding YggT family protein; this translates as MNALSGAAIFVVQTLVSLYLVIVLLRFVLQLVKANFYNPLSQFAVRATQPLLKPIRRVIPSIGGLDTSSLLLAIVIQALLMGFVLMITYGTFGDILHLLMWAIIGITSLFLKIFWVAMIVMVIVSWVAPNSHNPAAELAWQISEPVLAPFRRIVPNLGGMDISPIFAFLAIQVIQSFVMPPLAAYAGMPQELWRMI
- the proC gene encoding pyrroline-5-carboxylate reductase yields the protein MSKTRIAFIGAGNMAASLIGGLRAQGLDAAQIRASDPGAETRTRVQAEHGIEAFEDNAQAIAGADVVVLAVKPQVMKAVCEALKPNLEAGQLIVSIAAGITCASLQAWLGARPVVRCMPNTPALLRQGVSGLYATAEVSAEQRQQAEQLLSAVGTALWLEQEQQLDAVTAVSGSGPAYFFLLIEAMTAAGVKLGLPRETASQLTLQTALGAAHMAVASDVDAAELRRRVTSPAGTTEAAIKSFQGNGFEAIVEQALEAASKRSAELAEQLGK
- a CDS encoding YggS family pyridoxal phosphate-dependent enzyme; its protein translation is MSTIADNLSALAARIHNAAQAAGRDPASVQLLAVSKTKPAAAIREIHAAGVCDVGENYLQEALAKQEELRDLPLIWHFIGPIQSNKTKAIAEHFDWVHSVDRLKIAQRLSEQRPAGLPPLNICLQVNVSGEDSKSGCAPADLPALAKAVAALPNLRLRGLMAIPEPTDDRATQEAAFASLRQLQESLQLGLDTLSMGMSHDLEAAIAQGATWVRIGTALFGARNYGPT
- a CDS encoding type IV pilus twitching motility protein PilT, whose product is MDVTDLLARAVDAGASDLHLAVGEIPMLRVDGELRRMQLPGVTAAALRDALTPLLDEGQCRQWLQGDELDLAVEWVSLGRFRLNLFRQLNGLAATFRLIAKRIASVDELDLEEVYQSVARHSDGLVLVGGPTGSGKSSTLAALIDRLNRERALHIITLEDPVEVIHSSHSSLVNQREIGRHCRDIAQGLRSALRQDPDVIMIGELRDLESIRLALRAAETGHLVLATVHTRSAAASIDRLVEVFAAEEKPLVRAMLAESLRLVVAQVLVKRLGGGRVAAREVLVATPAVRNLVREGRMAQLCSVMQAGAADGMRTMEGAIRRLREKGLISTM
- a CDS encoding C40 family peptidase, yielding MPPLFKTWLTLCLLLPLAAHATNREQRLPNGFTGYTSNASVKHAPVKQTTLHARSSYSSKGHNLPAVAAMSPKQSSDVLSRAVNVLGTPYVWGGSNPKKGFDCSGLVKYAFNDVADVDLPRTSNAMAQGHGVKVAKSDLKPGDLIFFNIKSRRVNHVAIYLGNDRFIHAPRTGKRVSIDSLSKPYWQQHYVVAKRVLPKEQQQLSLAKR
- a CDS encoding NINE protein — encoded protein: MNSYQQGAPYHDTHSKVIGYLLWIFGFTGSHRFYYGKPITGTIWFFTLGLLGIGWLIDLFLIPSMDREADMRFQSGRIDYNIAWILLTFLGIFGVHRLYQGKWISAIIYFFTGGLFLVGVLYDFWTLNSQVSEANSRSR
- a CDS encoding SPOR domain-containing protein; translated protein: MAAKKKPAPKRGASRQTAPAKQPIPGWVWLAVGLTVGAFIVFLMKLEPGGGDIKRTKPEQQKPEKVAEASKSATPATPQPPVKPKYDFYTLLPESEVIVPPEAVPEKTPPVPAQPVTPVTPAEAAKIDTARAQAALLGQTPPPAPPVIKPAATTQYFLQAGSFRKQADADKVRAQIILLGQVVKVESGTVKEETWYRVLVGPFSNREQLTVAQKQLAGAGFSNLLLQQRQTRQ